The genomic interval CCGCGATCTGAAGAGTAATATCTTCCTGCCGCGCAATCTCTTCCGGATTCGCTTTCTGCTTGTCCGACATTTTGCGATTCTTGTTCTGCTTGAACGGACGGCTGATCGTCGAGCCGTTTTCAAGGTCAATGAAGCTGGCCGAAATCAGATAGTGCGTCGGCCTATCTTCGACGACAAACGCTTCGGTTGCGCAGTTGCCCCAGTTGCGAGCTACGATCATTGCAAGCCCGATGGTCTCGCCAGAGATTTCCTTTCCGCCCTGCTTCCAGCCGTACCAAAGCGAGTCACCTGCATATTGTGCTTCCTGCTCGCACTTCTTCGTGATTTCGGCGAGGTCGCGCTTCTTCTGAACACTGACCGCCGTCATGTAGCTTGTGCGGATTTGCTGAATCGTGTTTCCAGCAGCCAACATTCCGCCGACACTGGATTGGTCCGGGTCGTTGCCGTGAATCTCATTCACTATTTCCGGTGTGAAAACCGGAAAGTCGCCGTTACCGTTACCGCTCATTGTTCCGTCCTTCTGTGGGTTATTTTGGGTCTTTGTTTCATGATCGCTTACAATGCCACCTGTACCGTCTGCTTTGCGCCGAATGGGCAGATACCCCAGTACCCGCACGACTTCTCGCTACACCACCATGCGTCTCGCGGTGCGGGTTGAAAGATACCGGCTTGCAATGCGCGCTCAAGCACACGAGCGCGCTCAACGATGTTCACGCGCGATTGCTTGTTCACAATTGCGGGAATCGTCACGTTGTCCTGTTTGGTCTTCTGTATCACCAGATACTCGTAATCGAAGTCAGGCGTTTCGCCGTCAAGGACTGATTCGGCGAGCATCGTGTAGAGCGGTGCTTGCAGTGTGTGTGTTGCAATGCCGTCAAACATTCGCTTCTCGGTCGTCTTGATGTCCTGAATCCTGTGCTTGCCGTCAGCCACATGCACAAGGTCAATCGTGCCGCCGAGCGGGTAACTGAGGCCGTCAACGTCCATCGTGACAGTTTCTTCTATCAGCTTTGGCGTGCGAATGCGCTTGGCAACCTCATTGCCGTAGAGTTTCGTTGCAACGATGGCTGTATCCTTCGCGTCTGCCTTCAGCGTATTTGCGAATTGCGCTTCTTCTGCGTTCAGGTAAACGCCGTCCTCGCTGACTTTCTTCTCGAAAGCATCGGCAGCCACGTCAATCATTTCAGCAACGGTCAGTCCGAACTCGCTCTGCTTTTCGCGCTTCGCTTCAGCGTCAGCTTGCGCGGCCTTATGGACAGCCGTGCCGCGATGCGCCGCGAATCCAGGCGGAATGATGATTCCCTTGATATGCCGGTGGTACACCTGCATTCCGCACTTGCCAGCCATATTCAACAGGGACTGACTAATGTATTTGAACAGAGGTTCGCTCATTGCCTTGCCTCCGCAATCCCACGTAACAAGTCATTCGCAAACTGCGGCATGTCAATCTTCGGCAAGTGTGCTTCAACACGCAGAATTGCGCTTCTGCGCTCTTCGGCCGCTTCACGATCACACACTTGGTCAAACAGTCGCTCAAGCTGATGCTTGAAGTCAATCAGTTCAAGGTTCACGAGCCGAACCCGAGCGTGTTCGTCGGTGTTTGGTGCCTTGTGCGATTCGATGGCCGCTTCAAACTGACTCAGTATTTCCAGCATGCCTTCCAGGTAACCGGAATTGATTTTCTGCACAGGTGTCGGCGTCATAGTTGTCAAATCCATTATGCGGCCTCCGTCATGCAATCCGATACATAGGCTTCAATAGCGTTCTCAATCGCGGCCAGAATCTCAGCCTCAGGAAACGGATAGGGCTCCCGGTACATGCAGTCGAAGCTGGGCTGAATGTCATAACGCTGAAATCGCTGCCCCCACAGTTCAGCGATTTTCCATGCGTTCAGCAGTACGGCCTTTATCCATTCCGGTGCGTCACCGTCAAACTCGAAGTCGTCGTGGTCTCCGTCCTGTTCGTAATAATTCCCGCCGACAAGTGACGTAAACTTTTTTGGGGCGTCCCAATGCACACCGCCGCCGTAAACGATCGACGTGTAATACAACGTTGCGCGTGAAGCCCAGTCAAAGAATTCAACTTCGGCGGCTTCGTGTGTTTTAAGTTCTGCAATCATTTGTTTCTCCCTTCCGTGGAGTTCTGAAAAACAAAAAAGCGCAGCTACAGGGACTGCCCCGCAGCTGCGCGCTTCGACTTAACGCGTGAAATAATTTGATCTACTGATTCATGCTGTTCAGCGCCGTTGTCGTTGGCGGCGTTGCGGAGTTTCTCTACATACGCTTCAACCGACTTACGCGTGAATCGCACTTCCGTTGCCGTTGCGCCGCGCCCTGGGACAGGGTATTCAACAAAGAAATGGCGATGCTTAATGACCCATGAACGCGACCGCCCGAGGATCGTGGCCACCTGTGTCGGAGTGAAATCCTGAAGGTGCTCAGCTTGACTCGCTGAAGTTTTTGGGGTATCTTCCAAATGAGAGTCCTCCCGTACTGGGTTGGGCTTTATTGGTGCCCCCCTCGCTGTCTTGTCTTGCCGGACGCCAGCGTGTGGGGGTCATTTAATTCAATGGTTCAAATATAATCAATAATTGGATAGTTGTCAAGCAAAAACGTACAACTTTTTACGTTTTCTCCTAATTAGTTGAAATGGACAAACTTAGCGAACTACGGAAGGCGCTAAGCGTTCGGGGGGTGAAAGCCAGAATCCGAAAGGAAACTGGGATTTCCCTTCAAACCTTGCACAACATCCAGACCGGAGCTCACGCCCCCAACGACGGGACGCGCCGTCTCATTGCACGAACCTTGGGGCACAACGAAACGCACTTTCTTGACGACCAGCCTGACAGTGACACGGCCACCGGACACGAGATCACAGTGCAGTTGTATGTCCCGCCTGATTTCAGAATGACAAACGACCGCCTGAATAGAATCACAAGTGCAATGATTGACGCTGGGAATCATATCATAAATACCATTAAAGAAATAGACAGCGAGACGCAAGGGAGACCTGATGGCGAACATTCCACAAAAAGTAGTTGACCGCTACAAGGCGACGGTTCCGAAGTTTCAGAAGGTCTTGGTTGATGCAAAAAAACGAGACTTAAATGAGGCTGACACAGTGACAATCGTCAAGGACGTTCTGGCAGATGTGTTCGGTTATGATAAATACACGGAGATCACCGGCGAGTACGCGATTCGAAGCACGTATTGTGATCTCGCGATAAAGATTGAGAATAAGATTCAGTTCTTAATTGAAGTGAAAGCCATTGGCTTGGAACTAAAAGAAAATCACCTGCGCCAAGCCATTGAGTACGGAGCAAACCAGGGGGTACCATGGGTGATTCTTACAAACGGTGTGAATTGGCAACTCTATAAACTACGTCTGGATAATAAAGTTAACTACGATCAAGTTCTGTCGTTCGACTTCACGGCAATCAATTTGCGCTTGGACGATGACAAAGACAGGCTCTTCGCGCTATCGAAGCAGGGTCTTGCTAAATCCATTCGCGAGAATCTGTATGAGCGTACACAGTTGGTAAACCGTTTTGCTATTGCTGCACTCATTCAATCAGAAATCGTAGTTGACGTGATTAGGCGCGAGCTCAAACGGACGGCCGAAAACCTGAAAGTAGAATCTGACGAAGTAACTGCAATACTTCGTAACGAAGTATTGAAGCGCGACGCCATTGAAGGCGATGAAGCAACCAAGGCACAAGCTCGAATCAAACGCGCGAGCAACAAGTCGCTTCGAACCGTGAAAGACAAGGCAGACGAAACGCCGTCACCAGCTTCTGCTGCACAAACGCCACAGACCCCCTCCACTTGAACGTGAGTTCAAATTAGGCCAACAGAGCGACACCGTCAAGCACCTGTAACTCCGGGTCGATCAAGCTTTAGTGTAGGACTGCCTCAGTGGTCACAAGCCGTTGACAGCTGAAAAACTGAGGAGGATTGAAGTCGTAATCTCTTGTTTTTGTGACTTAAAATTGTTTTCCTTAGATTTGTGGTGCCGAAAACACAGAGGAGGAATTATGTATCGGTTTGTCTTGATTCTGGCAACTTTGGTCGCAATTGGTTGCGATTCGACAGACAACAACAGCAAGAAGGATTATCAACTGGTGATCGACAGTGACCGTACATATTGGGTTGTCACGGTTGAAGGGGATTCAATAAGGGGTGGTACGCCTTCAAATCCAGACGCAGTGTTCGATATACCGGATGAAGGATGCTTCACAATTTCTAAGACTGACGGCGGTTACGTGCAATGGAGCATCTCACCGTCAAGTCAGCAAGGTAGAATCGAATTAGCAGGACCGCACGAAATATGCATTGAATAGCAGCATATGAAGATAACGATCAATAAGAATGACGTCCTGCGTCGAACAGCAAAGGAACTCGTGCGCAAACACGGACTCACGCCACTGGAAGCCAGCGAAAGGACGGGCGTGCCGGTAGCGGAAATTATTCGCGAGTATGAAGAGCCGTCGCCGAGTTTCACGAGCATCGCGCCTGACGGCAAAGTGGAACAGCACGGGCGGGAATAGTGGCGAGCTTCTACAAACGAAAACTGAAGTCTGGCGACGTCTGGTACGTAAACCTCGTCCTCGCTGATGGCCGGCGAAAGAGTATCAATACCAAGTGTGAATCAAAAGCGGCGGCCAAAGAGGTCGCCGCTGAATTTCAGAGGAAGATACTGCTGGGCCTTGATCCGACCAAGCCTGAGCCGCCGAAGCAGAACGTGATTGCGCTATTTCAACGTTTCATTGAAGAGTCACGGCGGGACTGGTCACCGGACACAATCGCGCTGTATCGTGACACGCAAACCGTTCTGCAGGACACAATAGGGGCAATTCCTTTGACGGACATGAGCCGCAGTCACCGCGAAGTCATTATCAAGTATTTGACTGAGCGCGGTGCTGTCATGCGCGATCGGTCTGGGCGGGTCCGCAAGCTGCGGGCAATCAGTCCGCACACCGTCAACCGGCACTTACGGAACATCACGCGGTTCCTGAACTGGTGCGTAGAAGAGGAAATCATCAAGGGATGGCAACCGCCGCGACTGAAGGCCATGCAAGTCATTGCAGTTCCGCGTGAGTCGTTCACGCCGGACGAACTTGCGAAGATTCTCGAAACCGCGCGAGCGTTCCGGCAAAACGGACAGCCCGTTCATCTGTATTTCGCTTTCCTCGCATTTTCTGGACTGCGTAGGAACGAAGCCTTGAGCTTGACGTGGCAGGACGTTGACCTTGCACGTGGTCTGTTGCACGTGCCGCCAGGCAAAACCAAGCGCCGCGAAACTGTACCGATTACGGCTCCACTCTTGAGCATTCTGAATGCCGTTGAATCACCGCGTTCAGGCCGAGTGTTTCCCGCTCTGAGTGAAGAAGTTAGCGACACGTTCAAGGCCGTATGTGAGGCCGCTAATGTGCCATACAGGCCGCTGCACAGATTACGTGCGACTTTCGCAACGCAACTCTCCGCCGAAGGCCTACCGCCAATGGCAATCCAGCGACTTGCTCGTCATCGTAAGGTTGATACAACGCATGACTGGTACTACCAGCCGGAACAAAATGCGCTGAAGGAAAGCGCGAACAAAGCACTTGATGGCTCTGCATTTGCGACCGCTCTTCTACGGATTCTTGACAAATAATTTACAATCAAGAACCTAAACTCGGCCTGTCACGCCGGAGGTCGCGGGTTCGAGTCCCGTCGGCCCCGCTAAAAAAAGAGATGGTAAACCCTTTTGATTTGCTGGGTCCCTTTGTCGCTCATTCTCTCCGTGGTCAAAAGGACGGGGGTGGAATTTTATGACTTGGGAATCAGCGTGCTGACTTCGTTGATACCGGGACGCGTAACATGAGTAATGCTTAGCCCCGACACGATTCCTTTCTTGAGTATTGATTCAATGCGGCGTGTCGGTCAGGAAGCAGAACTGGGTGGCAACAACGCTCGGTGGCTCCCATGTAGGACCTGAGTCCGAATCGCGTTGTATGAAAGCAAAATATACCGGTCGCAAACGTGACACGGCAACTGAATCACTTAACCTAGCCTAAACATCCGTGCGCATAGGGACACACCCACCTAGAGGTAATCTCATCGCTTGCCCGCGCAAAAACCATCGGCCGGACCCGCCCGCAAACATCGCAAGCGTGTAGTGCACTAACCGTTGTTGAAACATCCATCTTCGCCCGGTAACTGCTTCAAATCCCGTTCATCTTTCTGGCTTGTGCGCACACTGCGCCCATCATTCCGACAACTCTCCAGTTAATTGTCCGAGAAATGGTGTACATTTCAATACGCGGGCCAGGACTAGGATGTATGCTCGAAGTCCACTTCCATCAAGCTAGGGGTTGTTCACGATGACAATGTAGTACTGCTGCGTTGCTGGTCCAGCCAGCACGCCCGCGTCCGTGTAGAACGTGTCCGTCACGGTCGCCACAAAATTCCCCGGGCCAGGTGTGAACTCGATCGTCGGTGCGCGGTGGATCGAGTAGCTGCCTGCGCCGGCACGCGTTTCCCAATAGAGCCGCGCATCCGGTGTTGATTCCTTAATCACCAGCCTCTGAATCGGTGAGAGTGGTGATACTTGCAACACGGGCGAGAGAAATCCCGCGTATAAATTGAAATTCGCGCTCGACTGCACGCCAATCGGCGTCGGCTGGCCGAATGCCGATACAAGTCCGAAATTTGCTGAGCTCGATGCGCCGCCGCCGGCATCCATCACGCTCTTGGTTAATCTGAAATTCTCGCTCTGCGATTGCGCCCACAACAGGGTGGGGAGGAGGAGAAGAAAAAGTGCCTTCTTCATGGTGTTTTTCCTTACTGCTTATCTGAATTGTTCAAACTGCCAAATTGCAAAATCGCCGCTTCCATCAGCTTCATCCGCGCTTCAAGGTCGGCAATCTTCTTGTCCTTCTCGCTGTTCAGCTTCGCCAACTCCTGCACCGCC from bacterium carries:
- a CDS encoding PD-(D/E)XK nuclease family protein; translation: MSEPLFKYISQSLLNMAGKCGMQVYHRHIKGIIIPPGFAAHRGTAVHKAAQADAEAKREKQSEFGLTVAEMIDVAADAFEKKVSEDGVYLNAEEAQFANTLKADAKDTAIVATKLYGNEVAKRIRTPKLIEETVTMDVDGLSYPLGGTIDLVHVADGKHRIQDIKTTEKRMFDGIATHTLQAPLYTMLAESVLDGETPDFDYEYLVIQKTKQDNVTIPAIVNKQSRVNIVERARVLERALQAGIFQPAPRDAWWCSEKSCGYWGICPFGAKQTVQVAL
- a CDS encoding type I restriction enzyme HsdR N-terminal domain-containing protein, with the protein product MANIPQKVVDRYKATVPKFQKVLVDAKKRDLNEADTVTIVKDVLADVFGYDKYTEITGEYAIRSTYCDLAIKIENKIQFLIEVKAIGLELKENHLRQAIEYGANQGVPWVILTNGVNWQLYKLRLDNKVNYDQVLSFDFTAINLRLDDDKDRLFALSKQGLAKSIRENLYERTQLVNRFAIAALIQSEIVVDVIRRELKRTAENLKVESDEVTAILRNEVLKRDAIEGDEATKAQARIKRASNKSLRTVKDKADETPSPASAAQTPQTPST
- a CDS encoding site-specific integrase; amino-acid sequence: MASFYKRKLKSGDVWYVNLVLADGRRKSINTKCESKAAAKEVAAEFQRKILLGLDPTKPEPPKQNVIALFQRFIEESRRDWSPDTIALYRDTQTVLQDTIGAIPLTDMSRSHREVIIKYLTERGAVMRDRSGRVRKLRAISPHTVNRHLRNITRFLNWCVEEEIIKGWQPPRLKAMQVIAVPRESFTPDELAKILETARAFRQNGQPVHLYFAFLAFSGLRRNEALSLTWQDVDLARGLLHVPPGKTKRRETVPITAPLLSILNAVESPRSGRVFPALSEEVSDTFKAVCEAANVPYRPLHRLRATFATQLSAEGLPPMAIQRLARHRKVDTTHDWYYQPEQNALKESANKALDGSAFATALLRILDK